In the genome of Polaribacter atrinae, one region contains:
- a CDS encoding dihydrofolate reductase translates to MITIIAAIAKNNALGKDNDLIWHLPADLKRFKKVTTGHHILMGRNTFESIGKPLPNRTTIIITRNKSYFKDGCLIANSIEEAIDMVENKDDIFIIGGAQIYKETMQKSLADRLDVTLVHQEFDADVFFPEIDLTIWEETSREDLDADDKNEYNYSFVSYTKKTI, encoded by the coding sequence ATGATTACAATTATAGCAGCAATTGCAAAGAATAATGCTTTAGGAAAGGATAATGACTTAATTTGGCATTTACCGGCAGATTTAAAGAGGTTTAAAAAAGTTACTACTGGGCATCACATTTTAATGGGTAGAAATACTTTTGAATCTATTGGTAAGCCTTTGCCTAATAGAACAACAATTATAATTACCCGAAATAAAAGTTATTTTAAGGATGGTTGTTTAATTGCAAATAGTATTGAAGAAGCAATAGATATGGTAGAAAATAAAGACGATATCTTTATAATTGGAGGTGCTCAAATTTATAAAGAAACCATGCAAAAAAGTTTGGCAGATCGATTGGATGTTACTTTAGTACACCAAGAATTTGACGCAGATGTATTCTTTCCAGAGATAGATTTAACTATTTGGGAAGAAACATCAAGAGAAGATTTAGACGCAGATGATAAAAATGAGTACAATTATAGTTTTGTAAGTTACACTAAGAAAACTATCTAA
- a CDS encoding thymidylate synthase, whose product MKQYHDLVKHVLENGNEKGDRTGTGTKSVFGYQMRFDLSEGFPMVTTKKLHLKSIIYELLWFIKGDTNINYLQENGVKIWNSWADEKGDLGPVYGHQWRNWNSDEVDQLKDVIDTLKNNPNSRRMLVSAWNPSVLPDTSVSFSENVANGKAALPPCHAFFQFYVADGKISCQLYQRSADIFLGVPFNIASYALFTMMIAQVCGYEAGDFIHTFGDAHIYNNHKEQLELQLSREIRPLPKMKINPTITDIEDFTFEDFELIDYNPHPHIKGKVAV is encoded by the coding sequence ATGAAACAATATCACGATTTAGTAAAACACGTTTTAGAGAACGGAAACGAAAAAGGAGATAGAACTGGTACGGGAACTAAAAGTGTTTTTGGGTATCAAATGCGTTTCGATTTAAGTGAAGGTTTCCCAATGGTTACAACTAAGAAACTACATTTAAAATCTATTATTTATGAATTGCTTTGGTTTATAAAAGGTGATACAAATATTAATTATTTACAAGAAAACGGAGTTAAAATCTGGAATTCTTGGGCTGATGAAAAAGGAGATTTAGGTCCTGTTTATGGTCATCAATGGCGAAATTGGAATAGTGATGAGGTAGATCAATTAAAAGACGTAATTGATACTTTAAAAAACAATCCTAATTCAAGAAGAATGTTAGTTTCTGCTTGGAATCCTTCTGTTTTACCAGATACTTCTGTGTCTTTTTCAGAAAATGTGGCTAACGGAAAAGCAGCATTGCCTCCTTGTCATGCTTTTTTTCAATTTTATGTAGCCGATGGTAAAATATCTTGTCAGCTATATCAACGTAGTGCAGATATCTTTTTAGGTGTTCCTTTTAATATTGCTTCTTATGCATTATTTACCATGATGATTGCACAAGTTTGTGGTTATGAAGCAGGAGATTTTATTCATACTTTTGGAGATGCTCATATTTATAACAACCACAAAGAACAATTAGAATTACAATTGTCTAGAGAAATTAGACCGTTACCAAAAATGAAAATAAACCCAACAATAACAGATATCGAAGATTTTACTTTCGAAGATTTTGAGCTAATAGATTACAATCCACATCCACATATTAAAGGAAAAGTTGCTGTCTAA
- a CDS encoding isoamylase early set domain-containing protein, producing MAIKKQFLKSKPVCKVTFTVPAEEAKKVVVVGSFNEWNEKAAPLKKLKNGSFKGTLDLEAGKSYEFKYLIDGTYTNEQEADGLAWNDFAGAENSLLNL from the coding sequence ATGGCAATTAAAAAACAATTTTTAAAAAGCAAACCAGTTTGTAAAGTAACTTTTACGGTACCAGCTGAAGAGGCTAAAAAAGTAGTGGTAGTAGGAAGCTTTAATGAGTGGAATGAAAAAGCAGCTCCTTTAAAGAAATTGAAAAATGGATCTTTTAAAGGTACTTTAGATTTAGAAGCTGGAAAATCTTATGAGTTTAAATACTTAATAGATGGTACTTATACAAATGAACAAGAAGCGGATGGACTTGCATGGAATGACTTTGCAGGAGCAGAAAACAGTCTGTTAAATTTATAA
- a CDS encoding electron transfer flavoprotein subunit alpha/FixB family protein, protein MSVLVFADSSEGKFKKTALEVVSYGKKVAEQLGTNVVALTINASDSSELYTYGAEKVVSVSNDALKTFNAKQYAAVVTEVAKAQNATVIVVDSSIDGLYVAPIIAVNLDAGCVSNVVDVPSSTSPFTVKRKTFSNKAFSNTIISTEHKVIGVAKNSYGVHENVVAGSTEAFDATVVDSAVKSEKIERITGKVTIADAEIVVSAGRGLKGPENWGMVEELAEVLGAATACSKPVSDLGWRPHSEHVGQTGKPVASNLYIAIGISGAIQHLAGINASKVKVVINTDPEAPFFKAADYGIVGDAFEVVPKLIEKLKAFKAS, encoded by the coding sequence ATGTCTGTTTTAGTTTTTGCCGATTCATCGGAAGGAAAATTTAAGAAAACTGCTTTAGAAGTAGTTTCATATGGAAAAAAAGTTGCAGAACAATTAGGTACAAATGTTGTTGCACTCACAATAAATGCAAGCGATTCATCAGAGTTATATACATACGGAGCAGAGAAAGTAGTTTCAGTTTCTAATGATGCTTTAAAAACTTTTAATGCAAAACAATATGCAGCTGTAGTTACAGAAGTTGCTAAAGCGCAAAATGCAACTGTTATAGTTGTAGATTCTAGTATAGATGGTTTGTATGTAGCACCAATAATTGCAGTAAACTTAGACGCAGGTTGTGTTTCTAACGTGGTAGATGTACCTTCAAGTACAAGTCCGTTTACAGTAAAAAGAAAAACATTTTCTAACAAAGCATTTTCAAATACTATAATTTCTACAGAACATAAAGTTATAGGAGTTGCTAAAAACTCTTATGGAGTTCATGAAAATGTAGTTGCAGGAAGCACAGAGGCTTTTGATGCTACTGTTGTAGATTCAGCTGTAAAGTCAGAAAAAATAGAAAGAATTACTGGTAAAGTAACTATTGCAGATGCAGAAATTGTTGTCTCTGCAGGTAGAGGATTAAAAGGACCAGAGAATTGGGGCATGGTAGAAGAGTTGGCAGAAGTTTTAGGAGCTGCAACTGCATGTTCTAAACCAGTTTCAGATTTAGGATGGCGTCCACATTCAGAACACGTTGGGCAAACAGGTAAACCAGTTGCGTCTAATTTATATATTGCAATCGGTATTTCTGGAGCAATACAACATTTAGCAGGTATCAATGCATCAAAAGTAAAAGTAGTTATAAACACAGATCCAGAAGCGCCGTTTTTTAAAGCAGCAGATTATGGTATTGTTGGTGATGCTTTTGAGGTTGTACCAAAATTAATCGAAAAATTAAAAGCTTTTAAAGCATCCTAA
- a CDS encoding acyltransferase family protein, producing MKLKEPIIKVINEAFSNRKRIDWIDQAKGFGIILVVYGHNFPVIENYIYSFHMPLFFIIAGIFHPKKSNFDVVKRRVRQILVPYFLWSFILFLFWFVIGRKFGESASLELSSLKNFLGIFYAQGDKEYMNWGIPMWFLPCLFLTFLLFWLIRKIVKNTAIRLILIITCVILGFLIPKLTDVSFFWSLDVAFVSLLFYAFGYYSKKYWVYTEIKREYLFTFLLLILHIICSIYFLQKVDMYRSIYGNEFFFIFNSIIGVLFWCQLIKKFKNLKALAFLGKNTIPVLAMQVRSLTFIKLILFIFIGSSLFDFSELEKIILVVFQLLLMYPIILLINKHLPILNGKN from the coding sequence TTGAAATTAAAAGAACCAATTATCAAAGTTATAAACGAAGCATTTTCTAATCGAAAAAGAATAGACTGGATTGACCAAGCAAAGGGATTTGGAATTATTTTAGTGGTCTATGGACATAATTTTCCTGTCATAGAAAATTATATTTATAGTTTCCATATGCCTTTATTTTTTATAATTGCTGGTATCTTTCATCCAAAGAAATCTAATTTTGATGTTGTAAAAAGAAGAGTCCGTCAAATCTTAGTTCCCTATTTCTTATGGAGTTTTATTCTCTTTCTATTTTGGTTTGTGATAGGTAGAAAATTTGGAGAATCTGCTTCTTTAGAATTATCGTCATTAAAAAATTTTCTAGGAATATTCTACGCTCAAGGTGACAAAGAATACATGAACTGGGGAATCCCTATGTGGTTTCTACCTTGTTTGTTCTTAACTTTTCTATTATTTTGGTTGATAAGGAAAATTGTTAAAAACACTGCAATTCGATTAATACTAATAATTACATGTGTAATTTTGGGATTTCTTATTCCTAAACTAACAGATGTTAGTTTTTTTTGGAGTTTAGATGTGGCGTTTGTTTCCTTACTATTTTATGCTTTTGGATACTATTCGAAAAAATACTGGGTATATACAGAAATCAAAAGAGAGTATTTATTTACTTTTTTATTATTAATTCTTCATATAATTTGCTCTATATATTTTCTTCAAAAAGTTGATATGTATAGATCTATTTATGGCAATGAGTTCTTTTTTATTTTTAACTCAATTATAGGTGTCCTCTTTTGGTGTCAACTTATAAAAAAGTTTAAGAACTTAAAAGCCTTAGCCTTTTTAGGAAAAAACACCATTCCGGTTTTAGCCATGCAAGTTAGATCTTTAACCTTTATTAAATTAATCTTATTTATTTTTATTGGCTCTAGTCTTTTTGACTTCAGCGAATTAGAAAAAATTATTTTAGTGGTTTTTCAACTCCTATTAATGTACCCAATTATCTTATTAATAAACAAACATTTACCTATATTAAATGGAAAAAATTAG
- a CDS encoding DNA-3-methyladenine glycosylase I, which translates to MKQRCFWVTDSDLYKKYHDEEWGTPVYDDCILFEFLILETFQAGLSWITILNKRENFREAFDHFDYKKIATYSESKYDSLLQDSGIIRNKLKIKSAITNAQLFIEIQKEFGSFSKFIWSYVNNKPIINKFEKREEVPATTTLSDTISKDLKKRGFKFVGSTVMYAYMQAVGMVNDHTTDCFKHPSE; encoded by the coding sequence ATGAAACAAAGATGCTTTTGGGTAACGGATAGTGATTTGTATAAAAAATATCATGATGAAGAGTGGGGAACGCCCGTTTATGATGATTGTATTTTATTTGAATTTCTAATATTAGAAACCTTTCAAGCGGGGTTAAGTTGGATTACAATTTTAAACAAAAGAGAAAACTTTAGAGAAGCTTTTGATCATTTCGATTATAAAAAAATAGCAACATATTCAGAAAGTAAATATGACTCTTTACTACAAGATTCAGGGATTATAAGAAATAAACTGAAAATTAAGAGTGCTATTACAAATGCACAATTATTTATAGAAATTCAAAAGGAGTTTGGTTCTTTTTCTAAATTTATTTGGTCTTATGTTAATAATAAACCTATTATTAATAAGTTCGAGAAAAGAGAAGAAGTACCGGCAACAACAACTTTGTCGGATACGATTTCTAAAGATTTAAAAAAAAGAGGATTTAAATTTGTGGGTTCAACGGTAATGTATGCATATATGCAAGCTGTTGGTATGGTGAATGATCATACTACAGATTGTTTTAAACATCCATCAGAATGA
- a CDS encoding NupC/NupG family nucleoside CNT transporter has translation MKKIFIVVFCLLSISAFSQNSETVSVINEIIPSQGFSFHSLWRGVLGMCSLIIIAFLFSANKKAIDWKKVGIGLFLQLIIAIGVLKVEFIQSIFEFVGGIFIEILAYTKAGSEFLFAGIVGDMNKFGYIFAFQVLPTIIFFSALTSLLFYLGIIQKVVKVLAIVLSKFLGISGMESLSVAGNIFLGQTEAPLLIKAYLEKMNKSEMLLVMIGGMATVAGAVLAAYIGFLGGGDKELELVFAKHLLAASVMAAPGAIVISKILYPQTEEVNSDVSVSQEKIGANILDAIANGTTEGLRLAVNVGAMLLVFVAIIAMLNGILGAVASFDGFTIEYLSLEWRITSLNDIIAQNTLYDGLSLEFILGYTFAPLMWLIGVAQEDMALMGQLLGIKLAASEFVGYIQLADLKNATSATHLTFNKSIIMATYMLCGFANFASIGIQIGGIGSLAPGQRKVLSEFGMKALIGGTIASLMSATIAGMIIG, from the coding sequence ATGAAAAAAATATTTATTGTTGTTTTTTGTTTGTTATCAATTTCAGCTTTTTCTCAGAATTCAGAAACGGTTTCCGTTATAAATGAAATTATACCTAGTCAAGGTTTTTCTTTTCATAGTTTATGGAGAGGTGTTTTAGGTATGTGTTCTTTAATTATAATAGCTTTCTTGTTTAGTGCAAACAAAAAAGCTATTGATTGGAAAAAAGTAGGTATTGGTTTATTCTTACAATTAATAATTGCTATTGGAGTTTTAAAAGTAGAATTTATTCAATCTATTTTCGAATTTGTTGGAGGTATTTTTATAGAAATATTAGCTTATACAAAAGCAGGTAGTGAGTTTTTATTTGCTGGTATTGTAGGCGATATGAATAAGTTTGGTTACATATTTGCTTTTCAGGTATTGCCAACAATTATATTCTTTTCTGCCTTAACATCTCTATTATTCTATTTAGGCATCATTCAAAAAGTTGTAAAAGTTTTAGCTATTGTTTTATCTAAGTTTTTAGGTATTTCTGGTATGGAAAGTCTTTCTGTAGCGGGTAATATCTTCTTAGGACAAACAGAAGCACCACTTTTAATAAAAGCTTATTTAGAAAAAATGAATAAGTCAGAAATGCTATTGGTAATGATTGGTGGTATGGCAACTGTTGCAGGTGCTGTATTGGCTGCTTACATTGGTTTTTTAGGTGGTGGAGACAAAGAATTAGAATTAGTTTTTGCTAAACATTTATTAGCAGCTTCTGTAATGGCGGCTCCGGGTGCCATTGTAATATCAAAAATATTATATCCACAAACAGAAGAAGTGAATTCAGACGTTTCTGTTTCTCAAGAAAAAATAGGTGCTAATATATTAGACGCTATTGCTAATGGAACCACAGAAGGGCTTCGTTTAGCAGTAAATGTAGGAGCAATGCTTCTCGTTTTTGTAGCAATAATAGCTATGTTAAATGGTATTTTAGGTGCTGTTGCATCTTTTGACGGTTTTACAATTGAATATCTAAGTCTAGAATGGCGAATTACTTCTCTAAACGATATCATTGCACAAAACACTCTTTATGATGGTCTTTCTTTAGAGTTTATTTTAGGATATACATTTGCTCCTTTAATGTGGCTTATTGGTGTTGCTCAAGAAGATATGGCGTTAATGGGGCAGTTATTGGGTATTAAATTAGCCGCAAGTGAGTTTGTTGGTTATATACAATTAGCAGATTTAAAAAATGCAACAAGCGCTACACACTTAACTTTTAATAAGTCTATAATTATGGCGACTTATATGTTATGTGGTTTTGCTAACTTTGCTTCTATAGGAATACAAATAGGAGGTATTGGTTCTTTAGCTCCAGGACAACGTAAAGTATTGTCAGAGTTTGGAATGAAAGCTTTAATAGGAGGTACTATTGCATCTTTAATGTCTGCAACAATTGCAGGTATGATAATAGGATAA
- a CDS encoding electron transfer flavoprotein subunit beta/FixA family protein, whose translation MKILVCISHVPDTTSKINFTDSDTKFDTNGVQFVINPYDEFCLTRAMWFKEKQGATVTIVNVGGAETEPTLRKALAIGADDAIRVNVNPTDGLQVAKELAAVVKNGGYDLVLAGKESADYNGQMVPGMLASLTDFNFINGCVGIEVDGTAVTATREIDGGNETLSTSLPLVIGGQKGVVEEKDLRIPNMRGIMMARKKPLQVIEPVGGEASTSVQSFEKPAPKGAVKLVDADNVDELISLLHNEAKVI comes from the coding sequence ATGAAAATATTAGTTTGTATTAGTCACGTTCCTGATACCACATCAAAAATTAATTTTACAGATAGCGATACAAAGTTTGATACAAATGGAGTTCAGTTTGTAATTAATCCTTATGATGAATTTTGCTTAACAAGAGCAATGTGGTTTAAAGAAAAACAAGGAGCAACAGTAACAATTGTAAATGTAGGTGGTGCAGAAACAGAACCAACTTTACGTAAAGCTTTAGCTATTGGAGCAGATGATGCAATTCGTGTAAATGTAAATCCTACAGATGGGTTACAAGTAGCAAAAGAATTAGCAGCAGTTGTTAAAAATGGCGGATACGATTTAGTATTAGCAGGAAAAGAATCTGCAGACTATAACGGACAGATGGTTCCTGGTATGTTAGCGTCTTTAACAGATTTTAATTTTATTAATGGTTGTGTTGGTATAGAAGTAGACGGAACTGCTGTTACTGCAACTAGAGAAATTGATGGAGGTAATGAAACTTTATCTACTAGTTTACCTTTAGTTATAGGAGGTCAAAAAGGAGTAGTAGAAGAAAAAGATTTACGCATACCAAATATGCGTGGTATTATGATGGCTCGTAAAAAACCATTACAAGTTATAGAACCTGTAGGAGGAGAAGCATCAACCAGTGTTCAGTCTTTTGAAAAACCAGCACCAAAAGGAGCAGTAAAATTAGTAGATGCAGATAATGTAGACGAACTAATTAGCTTATTACATAACGAAGCGAAAGTAATTTAA
- a CDS encoding DUF6146 family protein: MKLLKQLLILFSFGLFLYACGSSPIKKNSTTEEKPVVIANDSLEYEVIIIDPGFNFFLASVAKPEGFYSQNYLEARNRVWVLEWNNRARNPIQFNTNIYENIVDYQSTIDYGYDVNYKLFNYFLFAQQKYKMNLGGGFSGRIR, encoded by the coding sequence ATGAAACTATTAAAACAACTTCTTATTCTTTTTTCTTTTGGATTGTTTCTTTATGCCTGTGGTTCATCACCAATAAAAAAGAATTCTACCACAGAAGAAAAACCGGTAGTTATTGCTAATGATAGTTTAGAGTATGAAGTAATTATAATAGACCCTGGTTTTAATTTCTTTTTAGCTTCCGTAGCAAAGCCAGAAGGTTTTTATTCTCAAAACTACCTAGAAGCTAGAAATAGGGTTTGGGTTTTAGAATGGAATAATAGAGCAAGAAATCCTATTCAATTCAACACCAATATCTACGAAAACATTGTTGATTACCAATCTACTATAGATTACGGTTACGACGTAAACTACAAGTTATTTAATTACTTTTTATTTGCTCAACAAAAGTATAAAATGAATTTAGGAGGAGGTTTTTCTGGTAGAATTAGATAG
- a CDS encoding dipeptidyl-peptidase 3 family protein — MNIKQMIFGFSVAVILASCTAEPKKETVKVETEFNYSVEQFADVKVLRYKIPGFEELTLKEKELVYYLTQAGLSGRDIMWDQNYRYNLSIRKALENINQNYTGDRESDEFKSFKTFLKRVWFSNGIHHHYSNDKLKPAFTKEYFTEDLLKNSNTELSSEIIEILFNDADNKKVNKKSGVDNILSSAINFYGPDITDKDVAEFYKTAYKGSKEQPIEAGLNSKLVRENGKLVEKVWKSGGMYGAAIDNIIGWLEKARGVAENEKQAHTLALLIEYYKTGSLDTWDEYCVAWATSTEGNIDWINGFIEVYNDPKGYRGSYETIVQIKDFDMSRKMKVLSDNAQWFEDNAPLDPSHKKKNVVGVSYKTVNVAGEAGDASPSTPIGVNLPNNNWIREQHGSKSVSLGNIIGAYNNVGGTDRLKEFANDEEEVRLEEKYGQIADKLHTSLHEVVGHASGVINEGIGQPKETLQNYASTMEEGRADLVGLYYLMDVKLEELGLTDNYKELGMAAYDGYIRNGLMTQLVRINLGDDIEEDHMVNRQWVSAWAFEQGKKDNVIEKIVRDGKTYYNINDYDKLREIFGSLLKEAQRIKSEGDFESAKALVEGYGVKVDQQIHAEVLQRNEQFKSAPYNGFVNPVLVPELDENGQVLDVRVTHPKDFEEQMLFYSKNYNFLGTEN, encoded by the coding sequence ATGAATATAAAACAGATGATTTTTGGTTTTTCAGTAGCTGTAATATTAGCTTCTTGTACTGCAGAGCCAAAAAAAGAAACAGTAAAAGTAGAAACAGAATTTAACTATTCTGTAGAGCAATTTGCAGATGTTAAAGTATTACGTTATAAAATACCAGGTTTTGAAGAACTTACTTTAAAAGAAAAAGAACTTGTTTATTATTTAACACAAGCAGGTTTGTCTGGTAGAGATATAATGTGGGATCAAAACTATCGCTATAATTTAAGTATTAGAAAAGCTTTAGAAAATATCAACCAAAATTATACAGGAGATAGGGAAAGTGACGAGTTTAAATCGTTTAAAACCTTTTTAAAAAGAGTTTGGTTTTCTAACGGTATACATCATCATTATTCTAATGATAAATTAAAACCTGCATTTACAAAAGAATATTTTACAGAAGATTTATTAAAAAATTCTAATACAGAATTGTCATCAGAAATAATTGAAATTTTATTTAATGATGCTGATAATAAAAAAGTAAATAAGAAATCTGGAGTTGATAATATTTTGTCATCAGCAATTAATTTTTATGGACCAGATATTACCGACAAAGATGTTGCTGAATTCTATAAAACAGCTTACAAAGGATCTAAAGAGCAACCAATTGAAGCCGGTTTAAACTCTAAATTAGTAAGAGAAAACGGTAAGTTGGTAGAAAAAGTTTGGAAATCGGGTGGTATGTATGGTGCCGCAATAGATAATATTATTGGTTGGTTAGAAAAAGCAAGAGGTGTTGCAGAAAACGAAAAACAAGCACATACTTTAGCATTGTTAATAGAGTATTACAAAACAGGTAGTTTAGATACTTGGGATGAGTATTGTGTTGCTTGGGCAACTTCTACCGAAGGAAATATAGACTGGATTAATGGTTTTATAGAGGTATATAATGACCCAAAAGGGTATAGAGGTTCTTATGAAACTATTGTTCAAATTAAAGATTTTGACATGTCTCGTAAAATGAAGGTTTTGTCTGATAATGCGCAATGGTTTGAAGATAATGCTCCTTTAGATCCTTCTCACAAAAAGAAGAATGTGGTTGGAGTTTCTTATAAAACGGTAAATGTTGCAGGGGAAGCTGGAGACGCTTCTCCAAGTACTCCAATTGGGGTAAATTTACCTAATAATAACTGGATTCGTGAACAACATGGTTCTAAATCGGTTTCTTTAGGAAACATTATTGGAGCTTATAATAATGTAGGAGGAACAGATCGTTTAAAAGAATTTGCCAATGATGAAGAGGAAGTTCGTTTAGAAGAAAAATACGGTCAGATTGCAGATAAATTACATACTTCTTTACATGAAGTTGTTGGGCATGCTTCTGGTGTAATCAATGAAGGGATTGGGCAGCCAAAAGAAACGCTTCAAAATTATGCCTCTACTATGGAGGAAGGACGTGCCGATTTGGTTGGTTTGTATTATTTAATGGACGTTAAATTAGAAGAGTTAGGGCTAACTGATAATTACAAAGAATTGGGTATGGCTGCTTATGATGGTTATATTAGAAATGGATTAATGACACAATTGGTGAGAATTAATTTAGGAGATGATATTGAAGAAGATCATATGGTAAACAGACAATGGGTTTCTGCATGGGCTTTTGAGCAAGGTAAAAAAGACAATGTAATAGAAAAGATTGTTAGAGATGGTAAAACATACTACAATATAAATGATTACGATAAATTAAGAGAAATATTTGGTAGCTTATTAAAAGAGGCGCAACGTATAAAATCTGAAGGTGATTTTGAGTCTGCTAAAGCTTTGGTTGAAGGTTATGGTGTTAAAGTAGATCAACAAATTCATGCAGAGGTTTTACAAAGAAATGAACAGTTTAAATCTGCTCCATATAATGGTTTTGTAAACCCTGTTTTAGTTCCAGAGTTAGATGAAAATGGACAAGTATTAGATGTGAGAGTAACGCATCCTAAAGATTTTGAAGAGCAAATGTTATTTTATTCTAAGAATTATAATTTTTTAGGAACGGAAAATTAA
- a CDS encoding bifunctional nuclease family protein — protein sequence MSLIQLTIKGISYSQTQSGAYALVLSEMEGTRTLPIIIGAFEAQSIAIALETEIRPPRPLTHDLFKTFSDRFSITVKEVIIHKLVDGVFFSSLVCEKDGVEEIIDARTSDAIAIAVRFQAPIYTYENILEKAGIFLKIEEEFGIEDTSESEEISLELEDLVVQNEEPFSDVSLKELHDQLNNAVSDENYELAAKIRDEISKRS from the coding sequence ATGAGTTTAATACAATTAACTATAAAAGGTATTTCTTACAGTCAAACTCAAAGTGGTGCTTATGCATTGGTTTTGAGTGAGATGGAAGGTACAAGGACTTTACCTATTATTATTGGAGCTTTCGAAGCACAATCTATCGCTATTGCTTTAGAAACAGAAATAAGACCTCCAAGACCACTTACACATGATCTTTTTAAAACATTTTCAGATCGTTTTTCAATCACAGTAAAAGAGGTAATTATCCATAAATTAGTAGATGGAGTATTTTTTTCTAGCTTAGTTTGTGAAAAAGACGGTGTAGAAGAAATAATAGATGCAAGAACTTCAGACGCAATTGCCATTGCAGTTCGTTTTCAAGCACCAATATATACTTATGAAAATATTTTAGAAAAAGCAGGTATTTTTCTAAAAATAGAAGAAGAATTTGGTATCGAAGATACTTCAGAATCAGAGGAAATCTCGTTAGAATTAGAAGACTTAGTTGTTCAAAATGAAGAACCTTTTTCAGATGTATCTTTAAAAGAGCTTCACGATCAATTAAATAATGCAGTTTCCGATGAAAACTATGAGTTGGCTGCAAAAATTAGAGACGAAATAAGTAAGCGCTCTTAA